From the Argentina anserina chromosome 3, drPotAnse1.1, whole genome shotgun sequence genome, the window GATATGAAACATACAAAAGTGTTGAGGAAACAATGAGAATTTTTGCAGCCTTCCGTataatgaaacaaataatATGTATAATAAATTCCTGTAAGAATCTACCAGAGAACTCAAATGTCCTCACTGTAGTACAAACCTTATTCCAATTGCCAATTTCTCAGATTAGAACAAGAATAGATTGTAATATCTAGAATTAATATGAGAACGACATGAGCTATCAGGACACATGTATCAGGAGCATTTGGCTAATAAGTTTTCAAAGCCATACATATTGATatccaaaataaataaattgatttGCCTCCGTACCTGATTATACCTTGTCCACTGATTGAAATACTGAAATGCTGATAGAACCAACAGAAAGCCAACCAGTACAGCGCGAGGATCCTATAGGGCAAGGCATAATAACGTTCTTAGGAATATAAGCAAAATGAAATTGGAGTTTCTATATAACTACAAATTTTTGTAGAGGGGGGCAGAATATCAATTCATAATATCACACTGAAAATTTTCTCACCGTCTTGTGACCATAATATGCTTGGTAGTAGCGCGCTGTATTGTAAAAGTACTAgccaaaacaaaaagaaaagtaacAGTCAGAATTTTTACTTCAAATTCTACACATAAAAGCtcagaagaaaacaaattttaaGTACAGAAATCTCATATTCTCCCATTACATTTAAAATATGGCACAATGACAGATCACAGACATGAAAAATTGCCCGGAAAATGATTCATACAAAAATGAGTAGATACTTTATCAGTTTATCtatacgaaaaaaaaaacttgtgaaTTTTCCAGGAAGATTGAGTGGTACTCATGTACATGGAAAGGAATACAATAGAATGCAATGCAGCAAAGTTTAAAAGATTCAAGGTAACAACCATTTCTTTATAGGCCATTATATCTCTAGTTCTCTACCTAGCACACAATGCATACATACTACATTACGCCGTAAAGGCCATATCTTCACTACATCTCCGCCTTCTACCTCAACACCAATTAAAGATGCTCATAAATTTTACCTCCTCAGGATGTGCAATTGCATAATCATACTGCTCCCGCGACGCCTCGTCCTTCAGAATCTGCAAAATGCAGCAACCACACTCCATCACCATCACCCCAAACATCCACAAAATCAACTTGCATTGTATCCGATTCCAAATTTTGATGCATCACATTAATATACAATCAACATAATCCAAAGTACCTCATAAGCATTCGCAACCTTCACAAACAGCTTCTTCGATTCCGGATCCGGATTCTTATCCGGATGACTATAAATTCATCACAAAACACAACATCAAATTCACAATCTTCAGTCATTTGAATCATTTCCACACACAAACAAAAAACTCACTGTTTCAAAGAGAGCTTGTAGTAAGCTTTCTTGATTTCCGACGAGTTCGCGCCCTGCGTGACCCTAACAAAACAGCTCAGGCGGTAAATACGCATTAAAAAGAGGGGTAATTTGGGAAAGGAGGATGCAAATTACGGAGGCGGACTGACCCGAGGAGATCGTAGCAGTCGTCTTCGTCGCAGTAGATGGCCGCCGATGGAGAGATGATGAGGCAGAGGATTAGAGCTGAAATGGCGACCGCGAGCCGCCGCATCGGAGCCGGTGGCGCCATGGCGGACGATGGAAATGGGTTTTCCAAGGGAAGAAGAGAcggcgttttttttttgtgttgaaaaaaaagtgaaacatGCACTACACGCAACAAGATTTTTTAGTCAACAGATCTGGGATTTTTGGAGAAGCGTGAGCCGTTAGATTTGCATAACATTTGTGATCTTTTTGTACAACTACACAAACGACGTGTCGCCAAGTAAAAATAGACCAAAACTACGTTCTTAAATCGTATAAATACTTGTAactgtttagagtttagaattTATTGTCTATTCACCCACATCATAAGAAACTAAACCCCTTAAGCGCGCATAATGCCTGTCCAGGCAGCCGCCTAAAACTCAACTTTACCGCGTAAATGCCCGCCTAGCCTGCCACATGTCTCTGGTGTTAAGGCATCTGAGTTctcgagctctctctctctccctcaagCACCAAAAAATTTAGTCTACGGATAGGAGACTTAACATTTGTGATCTTTTGTCTAAACTactaggggtgttaatcggtttgaatggttcggtttatagttgataccgaacaccaaaccgttctatttattcggtttggttcggtttggtttttcactttttttttaaaaaaccaattgtgttcggtttggttcggtttggtttttctctggtttatatcggtttttctttcggttattttataaagaaaatcggagtttctttacttgtctatctacttgattcttaccgaaataaaaagaacatgcggacagatttgcaaaattctatttacaagatatagttgcttcacaaatgcatacaattgcaaaaagccactaaacaagttataccacattagtaggtaTGTTgtcgttccaatatctaaaattaaaaatattaaattttgaccgtcagatgtgatcagcatatttaaataaggatatggtaaaaaattcatctaatgttgataatatttgggtctcgatcgatgtggtcaacattaacttaatttcatctaattaagtgaatttgttcttaccccctccttcttaactagttttggtggattttttcatgcacacactctcacatatatgtgatgtagcagctcgtgtaaaattttcaaaaattttacgttccagggataaggctacccataggtgataataagcgtaaaaagggttgactgcctcgatcgggacacaaacgttatcgaaaatatgtgatttttttaccataaccatatttcactatacgtaacgcatcatgcggaaaaatttgcaaaattctatttataagatatagttgcttcacaactgcatacatttgtaataagaccactaaacaagttataccacattagtagacatgttgtggttccaatatctaaaattcaaattatgaaatttcgaccgttggatgtgatcagcatatataaatacatatatggtaaaaaattcaccgaattttgataaagtttgggtctcgatcgatgtggtcaacattaacttaatttcatctaaataagtgaaattgttcttaccccctccttcttgactagttttggtggattttttcaagcacacactctcacatatatgtgatgtagcagctcgtgtaaaattttcaaaaattttacgttccatggataaggctacccataggtgataataagcgtaaaaaaggttgaccgcctcgatcgggacacaaacgttatcgaaaatatgtgatttatttaccataaccatatttcactatacgtaacgcatcatgcggacaaatttgcaaaattctatttataagatatagttgcttcacaactgcatacatttgcaataagaccactaaacaagttataccacattagtagacatgttgtggttccaatatctaatattcaaattatgaaatttcgaccgtcagatgtgatcaacatatataaatacatatatggtaaaaaattcaccgaattttgataaagtttgggtctcgatcgatgtggtcaacattaacttaatttcatctaattaagtgaatttgttcttaccccctccttcttgactagttttggtggattttttcatgcacacactctcacatatatgtgatgtagcagctcgtgtaaaattttcaaaaattttacgttccagggataaggctacccataggggataataagcgtaaaaagggttgaccgcctcgatcgggacacaaacgttatcgaaaatatgtgatttttttactataaccatatttcactatacgtaaaacatcatgcggacaaatttgcaaaattctatttataagatatagttgcttcacaactgcatacatttgcaaaaagaccactaaacaagttataccacattagtagacatgttgtggttccaatatctaaaattcaaattatgaaatttcgaccgtcggatgtgatcagcatatataaatacagatatggtaaaaaattcaccgaattttgataaaagtttgggtctcgatcgataacatatttaattatgtatattaaaaatatctataaataatataatttctttataatatatatatattcggtttttcggttcggtttcggttttcaaacgtcccaaaccaaaaccacaccaaatctttcggtttggtgcggttttttttgcggtttggtgcggttttttttcttcttcggtttttttcggttatggttcggttatggttcggttttttttcggttttcggttttcaattaacacccctacctctcgtaatacaccgccgatattgggcaaccacccgctacccaatatcaaaacaatatgagtactcatgagcagataaccacccgttacctcacatgcagtactccggcagacagattagagctctaactgtatcgtaactttcgcccggccaaaggctaggttccgactaggggtgttaatcggtttgaatggttcggtttatagttgataccgaacaccaaaccgttctatttattcggtttggttcggtttggtttttcactttttttttaaaaaaccaattgtgttcggtttggttcggtttggtttttctctggtttatatcggtttttctttcggttattttataaagaaaatcggagtttctttacttgtctatctacttgattcttaccgaaataaaaagaacatgcggacagatttgcaaaattctatttacaagatatagttgcttcacaaatgcatacaattgcaaaaagccactaaacaagttataccacattagtaggtaTGTTgtcgttccaatatctaaaattaaaaatattaaattttgaccgtcagatgtgatcagcatatttaaataaggatatggtaaaaaattcatctaatgttgataatatttgggtctcgatcgatgtggtcaacattaacttaatttcatctaattaagtgaatttgttcttaccccctccttcttaactagttttggtggattttttcatgcacacactctcacatatatgtgatgtagcagctcgtgtaaaattttcaaaaattttacgttccagggataaggctacccataggtgataataagcgtaaaaagggttgactgcctcgatcgggacacaaacgttatcgaaaatatgtgatttttttaccataaccatatttcactatacgtaacgcatcatgcggaaaaatttgcaaaattctatttataagatatagttgcttcacaactgcatacatttgtaataagaccactaaacaagttataccacattagtagacatgttgtggttccaatatctaaaattcaaattatgaaatttcgaccgttggatgtgatcagcatatataaatacatatatggtaaaaaattcaccgaattttgataaagtttgggtctcgatcgatgtggtcaacattaacttaatttcatctaaataagtgaaattgttcttaccccctccttcttgactagttttggtggattttttcaagcacacactctcacatatatgtgatgtagcagctcgtgtaaaattttcaaaaattttacgttccatggataaggctacccataggtgataataagcgtaaaaaaggttgaccgcctcgatcgggacacaaacgttatcgaaaatatgtgatttatttaccataaccatatttcactatacgtaacgcatcatgcggacaaatttgcaaaattctatttataagatatagttgcttcacaactgcatacatttgcaataagaccactaaacaagttataccacattagtagacatgttgtggttccaatatctaatattcaaattatgaaatttcgaccgtcagatgtgatcaacatatataaatacatatatggtaaaaaattcaccgaattttgataaagtttgggtctcgatcgatgtggtcaacattaacttaatttcatctaattaagtgaatttgttcttaccccctccttcttgactagttttggtggattttttcatgcacacactctcacatatatgtgatgtagcagctcgtgtaaaattttcaaaaattttacgttccagggataaggctacccataggggataataagcgtaaaaagggttgaccgcctcgatcgggacacaaacgttatcgaaaatatgtgatttttttactataaccatatttcactatacgtaaaacatcatgcggacaaatttgcaaaattctatttataagatatagttgcttcacaactgcatacatttgcaaaaagaccactaaacaagttataccacattagtagacatgttgtggttccaatatctaaaattcaaattatgaaatttcgaccgtcggatgtgatcagcatatataaatacagatatggtaaaaaattcaccgaattttgataaaagtttgggtctcgatcgataacatatttaattatgtatattaaaaatatctataaataatataatttctttataatatatatatattcggtttttcggttcggtttcggttttcaaacgtcccaaaccaaaaccacaccaaatctttcggtttggtgcggtttttttgcggtttggtgcggttttttttcttcttcggtttttttcggttatggttcggttatggttcggttttttttcggttttcggttttcaattaacacccctatAAACTACACAAACAACTTGCCGCCGAGTACATGCTTAAATCATAAAAATGGAGTAACTGTTTGCGTTGTATTTCTCATATCGATTTATCTAGTTATGTTTGTCGCACATTTATTTGCATTTTAAATTTGGTATACGTTGGTTGCATTTTCTTGTTGATTGGTTATTCATCAGTTCGATCGTGATAAATGATCAATATGTTTTGAGGTTTCCTATGTCCCGTTTACATCTAGTATCTTGTTTTGCTCTAAATTTGAATACTATTACTGGTCAATTAGAATAAGAAACAAGAAACGTACGTAGCAGCCACAGAAAAGTGAAAAGATGCGGACAATGGCCAAGGAAATTGACATATACAATGGATAGTGGTATGAAAGCAACAAACTAAGGTGATCATTAATTAGTTAAGTTTCTtctttgtaataaccctatttttcaaaataatatttagtttgatttgaattctataaaatttcaaattttaattagaatgaatgtgatcgCTTGTAACGTTatgaaacgttttcggaacgtttatttagaaaaacgttatgtttccgcaatttatatatcgacatttattccgtcgctcgtttgcgaaaacttcattcacaaaagttgtagagctcgtcgatacgaattcgtggacgcgtcacgcgttcgaatcggacgtcgaacgtgaaagttattaacgtcggaagttagtttccgattttggaaacgagtatataaagggcatttttgtgattagggtttccatttctggaaaccacactctctcatctctcacccgcctccctcagctctctctctccccgaaattcttctttcttcctccGAAAAAATTCTCTCTTCGATCCGTCGCCTCCGAGCCGCCGTGATGTGCACCGCCTGGCTCGGCGTCGTCGCAAGGACATCCGCAACCACCCTCCAGATCGCCAGCCCGTGCCCCGCCGTCGTGAAGCCACTCGAACGTCACCAAGTTGCTGCTTTTCTCTCGGCCGCATCTAAGCTCGTCTCCGGTGGTTTTCGAGCTCAAATCGAGGTGAGGATAGCCTAGGTtggttgttgtgatgatgttgttgaattCTTGTGTGGTTTTGTGATGTTTTGAtggagatcggaggttggAGATGGTGGAgaggtaccgccgccttaggcggcgcgtgtgagggcGTGGGAGGGTCTAGGGGCggtgtgaggccgtggggaggaagaggaggaagaaaaggagagaaatggggtggcggtggcgtgatacgtgCATTTAggggtgtcggcgcgtgggccccacgcgcggtcgccgaCGAGTGGcacgtgaacagtgttctcGAATGGTAaagttgtaatttatttttacggacggtgaatgtaaaaatgtgatttacgtacagtaaaagtaaattttatttacgtatggtaaatgtaaattaaaattacattcattaaatgtaaaaagtaaattcagaagagtaaatcagtaattaatatttagtgAGACAGAATGTATATTTGAATAGTGTTTATATGTAgataaatacgtaaatagtatataCTCGTACATGGATACGTATTGGATGAGTATTTATAcaaaaatacatgaatagtagacagtgaatagtattcagtgaacagtaactcgtaaaaccataaattgctgaacagtaacaaattattactgttacggcatttaaaggtttacgaaacatttctaaatttcttttcttatcttttcaaggtgatcgataaatcaaggaaatgaattatcttcggaaattgtggaatttcgCTCGAGTtgagaaggtgagtaaaatctcacatatttatgaatctacccttgcggtgatttcaagatttttgcaagagatttaaatattgaaataggacatgtatacgatatagtgaattacatatatattgtataaatggtaataagtagaaatatatatagtttgctatattatatactgttatgaattcatctgaaatatgtcattttgatgagaagattttatcgagcatgtgattttgatttgtacgatatgatgtgagattattgtacgtgattttaacattgagattgttaaaatgtgatttgtcttcggacttgatttttggtacaatatgatgtgagattattgtacgtgtttggcaagtcggaagttgagaggggtaacagatgtgtaccagcgttcttggtacccgtattataaatgcatttgggtaaccagaagggttacttaatttctcatgagcattcatttcatatttctttgggacaaccagatgggtcgtctattgactcatgagtgcatttatatttgtttgatttctggatttttcgtatatattgatatgcgagttatatttttattttactcatacgagctataaagcttaccgggtttgtgtttacaatctcggtgcaccaattcaatggtgtaggggatacttccgcaggtgttgattagtggagattgagatacgactccggagactcgaaggtGTTCGTtaccctgcttgtggtgagatttctatagtggatttgtgagtgagaatttgtgaggatttatttgtgagttttgtgagagattgtgaggattattacatttccatttttatgtatggattttaaaattgggttgtaataattggtttttctgagttgtattgtgaactcagtaatgatccgctgtgacatttgaaatgatttcgatttcactgagattgtttggtgtttaacgactttaaaattttgagttttaaacttgaaattttggggtcgttacattctTGATCCTAAAAAGATGAAGGAAGGAATGTATCTTACAAAATTTGAGGGAGTTGCGAGGAGCCATATGCTTCCTTGTGAGCTCCATACAAAATACAAGAATCGAAACAAGAAACAAGCTTGCATTGAGATGAGAAAACTTATTTATTATCATTAGGAATAGCTATCGTACGcaattttaattatacaatagACAAGTACAATACGTTAGCCAAGCCATGATTGAACAAGCTACAATACATTAAcccaaaagaaatgaaaagaaaaaccacCATCACCCTTCATTTTTCAACATGAACCTAGGCTTAGACAATCTGATTTTCATACCCCTTCCATTCCCCCACGTAGATATAGACGCACATATCCTAATTGTACTAGCTAGCAATTAAAATTCATGTGTAGTAGTGACTAATTATACAAGAAACCTAGGAAGGCCAATTTTAGAACCCATTTGTTTAACATCCTCTTGGACTTGATGTCGATATTCCCCAAAGCTGAATTTTCTATAAACTGAAGGCTCGCAGCAACTCTCTATCATGGTTTCATAAGACGGACAAAAGAAGTAAGCAGTGGAGAATCGTTCAACTTGCAAATTTGTCACAACTCGATGTTGAACACTCTTGTAGACATTGTTGCTCCAGGCCTAGACAAGGAAAACCAAAAACGTACAATAAGAAATATATACCGGAAATAGATTTTAAATATGCAACGTGGTATAGATATACGTTTGTTGCAAATTAAGCATGTGATGCATGATCAGATGATATAAAATCATAATTCAGAGTTAATTACCTGAAATAAATCCCCAATGTTGATTATCAGAGCTTCTGGATTAGGCTTGACTGCGATCCATCGATCATCTTTAACCAATTGCAAACCCCCAACCTGGTCTTGATGCAATATAGTGAGAAAGTCACTGTCAGTGTGTGGCATCAAACCGAATACCTCGGAAGGGATTGGACATGGTGGGTATCTGTTCATCCGCAGATAGCAAGTACTTGGCTTACAATTTTCGTGGAAGAACGTCGGTTTGTGTCCCAGTTTCTCGGCCAAAATTTCAGCTAATTTCAGTGCCAGACTAGAAACTGTTGCGGCAAACTGTTCCATTGTTGAGCTGAATGGATGGATACACATGCAAGTGAATTAGAAAAGCAAATGATCAATCAACTCACATAATTTTAAATATCATACGTAATAGCATTATGAAAAGAACAAAGCACTGGCTTTGCCAAAGTGGTCCTCGACCCTACATTATAAGTGTGCAAGAAAAGGTCGTCTGATTCTCCTAAACAAAAGCCTACTGCAGAAATAGTGTTTTCAGTGATCATACTTTTCACGAGTTTATCTATTGATCGATGAATTGAAGCTTTTGAGTTTAACTTTAAATAGGCTAGAGCTCTTAATCAGAGCCTATAGCCTAAACAAAATGCATTGTAACGACTCATTTGCGACCATGCATGCATTACTTCACTAATTTTGAAGTTAATTTGAGTGTAGCAGCAGTAGGGggtaagtatatatattaataattaatcaattattaATCAATTATATCTGATTCTGCAACAAGGAAAGGTGTAGAAGCTTATATAACGACAAGTCACAAAGCTCTAGCTATCTGTAATGTTTTGTCCAGATGACAGAAGTGCAATCGTGGCAGCTGGCTGAGGATAGCAGTATCGTAATCATTCGTTGTTTCTAAGATTCTAGATTCTAGAACAAATAACATACATTGAACACAGAACATATGCAGGAGTGCAGGACGACGTTACTGGAAATTAGGGAGTACTGGAATCACAAGATCGATCTGTATAAGTGATGACACATGAGAGACCTTGTGGTTCCTATACATCGACTTGCATGTGGAATCAGTAGAATCCTGACTCGTGCCTCCTGACTAGTCGGTTTCATCaactttttttcattttcctcaGACTTATCAAGAGTCATGAATGTAAAAATCAGATTTGAATGAAGAACGACAACATAACAAACTTAAAGTAGATTTTCCACCATGCATGTATGACATCTATACAACTGCCTTATTGATCATAAGAGAATCGATTTTAACACGACGAagatattatatttttatcaaaACAACTACTCGTATTGGTTTATCTTTTTAACAACAACATTCTACGCGTTGTCGATGATCCAGATGTTACAATTTTATTATACTTGTATGGATGTATAGGAAATATTGACGACGTCTCACAAACATGTTGTACCATTTCACAGGACTGTTTACTGATCATGGCTAAAGCTAAATGCTATATCGAAGTAAACGTGATTATTAATTGTAAGCTAAACTGGAATGAAAATGAAGTGATGAAATCCATCTAAATGAACcaataaatgaaaatgaagCTAGTCTTGGAACTACTTAAGGGGTATATATGAAATATGAACATATGTTTAATCTGTACGTCGTTGATTCCGAAGGATTTAGTGGATATCTCCACATTAATTTTGAAGATGGGACAAGTAAACACACATATCTAAGTATAATCCAACATACCTGAGATTGTCGAGACCAGCAGTCGAAGAGGGAGAGACCTTGTTGAGTGGAATGTGGAAAGCTTCAGACCATGATAACTGTCTCAGGGTTGTGGCCATAGGACTTCCCCAACGGTAAGTTCCTGCTGAGAAGTTAAAATACTTCTGTTCTT encodes:
- the LOC126785804 gene encoding gibberellin 2-beta-dioxygenase 8: MDSDPPFHKAYKSFFNNASTTTTTTNDNYNKESIDQDVMKVIVEECELPLIDMRRLELGDSEREECKSEIARASQEWGFFQVLNHGVSSELLQKMKSEQEKVFKQSFDKKSQEQKYFNFSAGTYRWGSPMATTLRQLSWSEAFHIPLNKVSPSSTAGLDNLSSTMEQFAATVSSLALKLAEILAEKLGHKPTFFHENCKPSTCYLRMNRYPPCPIPSEVFGLMPHTDSDFLTILHQDQVGGLQLVKDDRWIAVKPNPEALIINIGDLFQAWSNNVYKSVQHRVVTNLQVERFSTAYFFCPSYETMIESCCEPSVYRKFSFGEYRHQVQEDVKQMGSKIGLPRFLV